A section of the Balearica regulorum gibbericeps isolate bBalReg1 chromosome W, bBalReg1.pri, whole genome shotgun sequence genome encodes:
- the LOC142599206 gene encoding transcription factor BTF3-like, which yields MKETIMNQEKLAKLQAQVRIGGKGTARRKKKVVHRTATADDKKLQFSLKKLGVNNISGIEEVNMFTNQGTVIHFNNPKVQASLAANTFTVTGHAETKQLTEMLPSILNQLGADSLTSLRRLAEALPKQPVDGKAPLATHDDDDEVPGKNKHAMEEKEVNFAER from the exons ATGAAAGAAACGATCATGAACCAAGAAAAGCTCGCCAAGCTCCAGGCCCAAGTGCGCATTGGTGGCAAG GGTACTGCCCGCAGAAAGAAGAAGGTTGTCCACAGAACAGCTACAGCAGATGACAAgaaacttcagttttccttgAAGAAACTAGGTGTCAACAATATTTCTGGAATTGAAGAG gtaAATATGTTTACCAACCAAGGAACAGTCATTCACTTCAATAACCCTAAAGTTCAGGCATCTCTGGCTGCTAACACTTTCACTGTCACTGGCCATGCTGAGACAAAGCAGCTCACAGAAATGCTTCCTAGCATCTTAAATCAGCTCGGAGCTGACAGTTTGACCAGCCTGAGGAGATTGGCAGAAGCCCTACCCAAGCAAC CTGTGGATGGAAAAGCACCACTTGCTACTCATGATGATGACGACGAAGTTCCAGGTAAGAACAAGCATGcaatggaggaaaaggaagtgaATTTTGCTGAGAGATAA